Proteins from a single region of Gammaproteobacteria bacterium:
- a CDS encoding dynamin family protein: MSTNAMEINQGQEQDRFRNQMQAFADWKADLTKLIRDFQDWLGQHQLNSPEIDLRIYDALRALESDQLNIAFVAEFSRGKTELINAIFFADFGRRLLPSEAGRTTMCPTELFYDRDNSESYLKLLPIETRLSDISLSDLKNEDSYWTTFPLNVSSPDQMAQTFHEVVKTKRVPVEDAEKLGLYVDELTHGEQDGNRRVRPQTVEIPVWRHALISFPHPLLQQGLVILDTPGLNALGSEPELTINMLPSAQAVLFVLSADTGVTKSDLDVWQNYIMAYRNKGQKGLVAVLNKIDTLWDEMKRPEQVDATIREQCRSSAELLGIDIANVFPLSAHKALVAKIRGNSELLERSNLPALESMLGNEILPDRQRVIWDNIVARLGRSMDDVYAPLTAQLDDLSSRINELQAMRGNNEDIVQQLLQKAKEKKDAYYESVKTFQLSRKKLALQAKIMFNTLDIESIDKIIDRSRKDMAGSWTTAGMKNGMSVFFDSMRDAMQIVSRQSEETFKLVQAIYKKFHDEYGLRVSSPRLFPTKKYTDELDLLYLKAEEFRNSPVTTMSEQSFVVKKFFISLVSHARNVFIQAGKEADTWLKELVNPLVNQIQEKRNSIEQHMKTLSKIRESKNNLESQLKELLTAKTILIEQTSTLKKLTENLSTCTPPELDKGAAPDRADPVI, translated from the coding sequence ATGTCGACCAATGCGATGGAGATAAACCAGGGACAGGAGCAGGACCGCTTCAGAAATCAGATGCAGGCCTTCGCCGACTGGAAGGCGGATCTGACGAAGCTTATCAGGGACTTTCAGGACTGGCTGGGGCAACATCAACTCAACAGCCCGGAAATCGACCTGCGCATCTATGACGCCCTGCGCGCGCTCGAATCCGACCAGCTGAATATCGCCTTCGTCGCCGAGTTCTCGCGCGGCAAAACCGAGCTCATCAATGCGATCTTCTTCGCCGATTTCGGACGCCGCCTGCTGCCGTCCGAAGCCGGCCGCACCACCATGTGCCCAACCGAGCTCTTCTATGACAGGGATAACAGCGAATCGTACCTCAAGCTGCTGCCGATCGAGACGCGCCTGAGCGACATCAGTCTGTCCGATCTCAAGAACGAGGACAGCTACTGGACCACATTCCCGCTCAATGTCAGCTCACCGGACCAGATGGCCCAGACCTTTCACGAGGTCGTGAAAACGAAGCGCGTTCCCGTTGAAGATGCAGAAAAGCTCGGCCTCTACGTCGATGAATTGACTCACGGCGAACAGGACGGCAACCGCCGCGTGCGACCGCAGACCGTCGAGATCCCCGTCTGGCGGCACGCGCTCATCAGTTTTCCTCACCCCCTGCTCCAGCAGGGGCTGGTTATTCTGGACACCCCTGGCCTGAACGCACTGGGCAGCGAACCCGAGCTGACGATCAACATGCTGCCGAGCGCTCAGGCGGTGCTGTTCGTCCTGTCCGCAGATACCGGGGTGACCAAGAGCGATCTCGATGTATGGCAAAACTACATCATGGCGTACCGCAACAAGGGGCAGAAGGGCCTGGTGGCCGTGCTCAACAAGATCGATACGCTGTGGGACGAGATGAAAAGACCGGAGCAGGTCGATGCCACGATACGCGAGCAGTGCCGCAGCAGCGCCGAACTGCTCGGTATCGACATTGCCAACGTCTTTCCCCTGTCGGCGCACAAGGCGCTGGTGGCGAAGATCCGCGGGAATAGCGAGCTGCTCGAGAGGAGCAATCTTCCCGCACTCGAATCGATGCTCGGCAACGAGATCCTCCCCGACAGGCAGCGGGTCATCTGGGATAATATCGTCGCCCGTCTTGGACGCTCCATGGATGATGTCTATGCGCCGCTGACCGCACAGCTCGACGACCTCAGCAGCCGCATCAACGAGCTGCAGGCTATGCGCGGCAACAACGAGGATATCGTCCAGCAGCTGCTGCAAAAGGCGAAGGAAAAGAAGGACGCCTATTATGAAAGCGTGAAGACCTTTCAGCTGAGCCGCAAGAAACTCGCACTGCAGGCAAAGATCATGTTCAACACCCTGGATATCGAATCCATCGACAAGATCATCGACAGGAGCAGGAAGGACATGGCGGGGAGCTGGACCACCGCAGGAATGAAGAACGGCATGTCGGTGTTCTTCGACAGCATGCGCGATGCGATGCAGATCGTCAGCCGCCAGTCCGAAGAGACGTTCAAGCTTGTGCAGGCAATCTACAAGAAGTTCCACGACGAGTATGGCCTGAGGGTAAGCTCGCCGCGGCTGTTCCCGACCAAGAAGTACACCGACGAGCTCGACCTGCTCTATCTGAAGGCGGAGGAATTCCGCAACAGCCCGGTCACCACGATGTCCGAGCAGAGTTTCGTCGTGAAAAAATTCTTCATCTCGCTGGTGAGCCATGCCCGCAACGTGTTCATCCAGGCTGGCAAGGAGGCCGACACCTGGCTGAAGGAACTGGTAAACCCGCTGGTCAACCAGATCCAGGAGAAGCGGAACAGCATTGAGCAGCACATGAAGACCCTGAGTAAAATCCGGGAATCCAAGAACAACCTTGAGTCCCAACTCAAGGAGCTGCTGACCGCCAAGACCATTCTGATCGAACAGACGAGCACACTGAAGAAACTGACAGAAAACCTCAGCACCTGCACCCCTCCGGAACTCGATAAAGGTGCTGCGCCCGACCGCGCCGATCCGGTCATCTGA
- a CDS encoding YggU family protein, which translates to MSNPAPYTWNGDRLTLNIRVQPRSSKDEIVGIQGNHLKIRITSPPVDGKANAHLIQFLARVFDVPKARISLLCGENGREKRLLIVAPTRLPEGLTRPV; encoded by the coding sequence ATGAGCAATCCCGCCCCTTACACCTGGAATGGCGATCGCCTCACGCTGAACATCCGGGTGCAGCCGCGGTCCAGCAAAGACGAGATCGTCGGGATCCAGGGCAACCACCTCAAGATCAGGATCACGTCGCCGCCGGTCGATGGCAAGGCAAACGCCCACCTGATACAGTTCCTCGCCCGGGTGTTCGACGTCCCGAAAGCACGGATTTCTCTGCTCTGCGGTGAAAACGGGCGCGAAAAGCGCCTCCTGATCGTCGCTCCGACGCGATTGCCGGAAGGGCTGACCCGCCCGGTGTGA
- a CDS encoding YggT family protein, whose protein sequence is MDNPYLSTASAFLIDTLFGLYILLILLRFLLQIARADFYNPICQFLVKATNPPLKPLRRIIPGLWKIDLASVVLLLALQMCALWLIHLAAGRSISIDGLFVLSAAALLALTLNTFLITILVQIILSWVGPGRHNNPIFSILYSLNEPLLGPARRILPSMSGIDFSPLLVLVAIQLLKILAVSPLNDLGKALAYG, encoded by the coding sequence ATGGATAATCCATACCTGTCCACCGCATCTGCCTTCCTGATAGATACCCTGTTCGGGCTTTACATCCTCCTGATCCTGCTGCGCTTCCTGCTGCAGATTGCGCGCGCGGACTTCTACAATCCGATCTGCCAGTTCCTGGTCAAGGCGACGAATCCTCCGCTCAAGCCTCTGCGGCGCATTATTCCCGGGCTGTGGAAGATAGACCTGGCCTCTGTCGTCCTACTGCTTGCCCTGCAGATGTGCGCCCTGTGGCTGATCCATCTGGCAGCCGGACGCTCCATCTCGATCGACGGCCTGTTCGTACTTTCCGCCGCCGCGCTACTCGCATTGACCTTGAACACCTTCCTGATCACCATCCTCGTCCAGATCATCCTGAGCTGGGTCGGTCCCGGCAGACACAACAATCCGATATTCTCCATTCTGTACAGCCTGAACGAACCCCTGCTGGGACCGGCACGGCGGATACTGCCTTCCATGTCCGGGATCGATTTCTCGCCCCTGCTCGTCCTGGTCGCAATCCAACTGCTCAAAATTCTGGCCGTAAGCCCGCTCAATGACCTGGGTAAGGCGCTGGCGTACGGATGA